In a genomic window of Lacrimispora sp. BS-2:
- the greA gene encoding transcription elongation factor GreA, whose amino-acid sequence MFDKLTENDIKKMQEEIGYRKLVVRKEALEAVKEARAHGDLSENFEYHAAKKDKNQNESRIRYLEKMIKTAQIISDESKDDEIGLYNTVDLYFEDDDEEETYKLVTTVRGNSMKGLISSESPLGRAIMGHKVGDRVYVKVDDKTGYYVVVKRLENTKDDGSDKLRSY is encoded by the coding sequence GTGTTTGACAAATTAACGGAAAATGATATTAAAAAAATGCAGGAAGAAATAGGCTACCGGAAGCTGGTCGTCCGGAAGGAAGCCTTGGAAGCGGTAAAAGAGGCAAGAGCCCATGGGGATTTAAGTGAAAACTTTGAATACCATGCCGCAAAGAAGGATAAGAACCAGAATGAAAGCAGAATCCGTTATCTGGAAAAGATGATAAAAACGGCTCAAATCATATCAGATGAATCCAAAGACGATGAGATCGGACTTTATAATACGGTTGATCTTTATTTTGAGGATGATGACGAGGAGGAGACCTATAAGCTTGTGACAACTGTCCGCGGGAATTCCATGAAAGGCCTTATAAGCTCAGAGTCCCCTTTAGGAAGGGCGATCATGGGGCATAAGGTAGGTGACCGGGTTTATGTAAAGGTTGATGACAAAACAGGCTACTACGTAGTGGTGAAGCGCCTGGAAAATACAAAGGATGATGGCAGTGACAAGCTGAGAAGCTATTGA
- a CDS encoding [Fe-Fe] hydrogenase large subunit C-terminal domain-containing protein — MQTFKQLYESMVKSVLNNDSDPEKDLETSYDPHHLDCLLNPEKHPVVIRTGTCSCSKEEREECLKRCPFGALGIGKDGVTVDPELCLGCENCIEGCAPEKLTASTDIIPALKAVRSSKGLVYAMIAPAFLGQFSKEVTPGKLRTALKAVGFDGMLEVALFADILTLKEALEFDKNINDINDYQLTSCCCPMWIGMIRKVYNQLVPHVPGSVSPMVACARVVKALHPDALTVFIGPCLAKKAEAREKDLAGAVDYVLTFQEVKNIFDALGIDPAVMEESEKDHSSRAGRIYARKGGVSEAVESTVRAINPNKKTEIRTKQADGVPACRKMIQDIMAGKIEANFYEGMGCVGGCVGGPRAILGVEQGTELVNDYGEKATYGHPAENPYVIELLHRLNLDSIESLLEETDLFSRDIT, encoded by the coding sequence ATGCAGACATTTAAGCAGTTGTATGAAAGTATGGTAAAGTCCGTATTGAATAATGATTCGGATCCTGAGAAGGACTTAGAAACCTCATATGATCCTCATCATCTGGACTGTCTTTTGAATCCGGAGAAGCACCCGGTGGTGATCCGCACCGGAACCTGCAGCTGTTCCAAAGAGGAACGGGAGGAATGCTTAAAACGCTGTCCATTCGGTGCCCTGGGAATCGGAAAGGATGGGGTTACCGTTGATCCGGAACTGTGTCTGGGCTGTGAAAATTGCATTGAAGGCTGCGCCCCGGAAAAGCTGACAGCCAGTACGGATATTATCCCTGCTTTAAAAGCGGTCAGAAGCTCCAAGGGACTGGTATACGCAATGATAGCTCCCGCATTTTTAGGCCAGTTTTCCAAGGAGGTTACTCCCGGAAAGCTAAGGACGGCATTAAAAGCCGTAGGGTTTGACGGAATGCTGGAGGTTGCTCTGTTTGCGGATATCCTTACATTAAAAGAAGCCCTTGAATTTGATAAAAATATTAATGATATTAACGATTACCAGCTGACAAGCTGCTGCTGTCCCATGTGGATCGGCATGATCCGTAAGGTCTATAACCAGCTGGTTCCCCATGTGCCTGGCTCAGTATCACCCATGGTTGCCTGCGCAAGAGTGGTAAAAGCGCTCCATCCCGATGCTTTGACCGTGTTCATCGGGCCATGTCTTGCCAAAAAGGCGGAAGCCCGGGAAAAGGATCTGGCTGGTGCAGTTGACTATGTGCTCACATTCCAGGAGGTAAAGAATATATTTGATGCCCTGGGAATCGATCCGGCTGTCATGGAAGAAAGTGAAAAGGACCATTCCTCAAGAGCCGGAAGAATTTACGCCAGAAAGGGCGGAGTCAGTGAAGCGGTGGAGAGTACGGTAAGAGCCATTAATCCCAATAAAAAAACAGAGATCCGTACCAAACAGGCGGATGGAGTGCCTGCCTGCAGGAAAATGATCCAGGATATTATGGCTGGAAAGATCGAAGCAAACTTTTATGAAGGCATGGGATGTGTGGGAGGCTGTGTGGGCGGCCCAAGAGCAATATTAGGAGTGGAACAGGGAACAGAACTGGTCAATGATTACGGAGAAAAGGCAACTTATGGGCATCCCGCTGAGAATCCATATGTGATCGAGCTGCTGCACCGTTTAAACCTGGACAGCATTGAAAGCCTGCTGGAAGAAACCGATTTATTCAGCAGAGATATCACTTAA
- a CDS encoding phosphoglycerate mutase family protein, which translates to MTKVYFVRHAQPDHAWEDDRTRPLTVEGRKDSRKVLEFLQDKNIDSFYCSPYKRSMDTIEEAAAYYEKEVITDERLRERESGRNGNHYDTGFNCDSFLRILDWMPYIIELDFENGTCTDKIEHLHIEKEFMEK; encoded by the coding sequence ATGACAAAAGTATATTTTGTTCGCCACGCACAGCCTGACCATGCCTGGGAGGATGACAGGACCAGGCCCTTGACAGTGGAAGGCAGGAAGGATTCCAGGAAGGTGCTGGAATTTTTGCAGGATAAAAATATTGATTCATTTTATTGCAGCCCATACAAGCGGAGTATGGATACCATAGAGGAAGCGGCAGCGTATTATGAAAAGGAAGTCATCACCGATGAACGCCTCCGTGAACGGGAAAGTGGGAGAAATGGGAATCATTATGATACAGGCTTTAACTGTGATTCTTTCCTGCGGATTCTGGATTGGATGCCATATATCATAGAGCTAGATTTTGAAAACGGAACATGTACGGATAAAATAGAGCATTTGCATATAGAAAAGGAATTTATGGAAAAATAG
- a CDS encoding peptidase C39: protein MKNPLNYQVTEYDCGPTTLLNAMSYLFTREQIPPDIIKHIMLFCLDSYNAKGEFGKNGTSRMAMMFFSNWINQFGKMKKFPVQSEYLTGDEVFIGENSKVMYGLQQGGVVVARVMYGSWHYVLLTEADGQNVYLFDPYFRKKPFKQKGLELITDMPYQRNRCVPWEMFNDTGKGTYALGPRETREAVIIFNRVTQKRPADTIEYFI from the coding sequence ATGAAAAATCCACTAAACTATCAGGTCACGGAATACGACTGCGGCCCCACCACATTACTTAATGCAATGAGCTATCTCTTTACCAGAGAACAGATTCCGCCGGATATCATCAAACATATTATGCTTTTTTGTCTCGATTCCTATAATGCGAAGGGGGAGTTTGGGAAAAACGGAACCTCCCGTATGGCGATGATGTTTTTTAGCAATTGGATCAACCAGTTTGGCAAGATGAAAAAGTTTCCTGTTCAAAGCGAGTATCTGACTGGAGACGAGGTGTTTATTGGGGAAAACAGCAAGGTCATGTATGGCCTGCAGCAGGGCGGAGTTGTGGTTGCGAGGGTGATGTATGGCAGCTGGCACTATGTATTGCTGACAGAGGCTGATGGTCAGAACGTTTATTTGTTTGATCCTTATTTCAGAAAGAAACCTTTTAAGCAAAAGGGATTGGAGCTGATCACGGATATGCCTTACCAAAGGAACCGGTGCGTCCCATGGGAAATGTTTAATGACACGGGAAAAGGCACTTATGCCCTTGGACCCAGGGAAACAAGAGAAGCTGTCATCATTTTTAACAGAGTGACACAGAAGAGACCGGCAGATACCATTGAGTATTTTATTTGA
- a CDS encoding helix-turn-helix domain-containing protein, with the protein MTAVKFKIAELRKNKGICQQELANVLGVSFQSVSKWETGTTMPDITLLPGIAEYFNVSVDELLGLKPLRQQAYIPRNTDYRDNWNGKTNELYKNRKYFWNDDYLNFLLKNVWHVDRPVDVIELRCGEGCLGMQLLEYLPAGSTYTGVDNEYFTNRAKLNFNNTGFDINFIVSDIYSLKTNKKYDIAICQVGLRHMNKPMEVLKKMVESVKKDGLVVCMDVNRELENVGLYFDDISYDYLCRAFDFHKVWKKELECEGRDYAIGMRLPFYMEQIGLRNIDIRMNDRIIYVNPDMQDYEEKVQDFIEIHGWDKSSDISDRENTIELLMNRGMDRVEAEAYINMQSKIAEYFRNTERRKSFLKVQGLLITYGRK; encoded by the coding sequence ATGACAGCAGTTAAATTTAAAATTGCAGAATTGAGAAAGAATAAAGGGATATGCCAGCAGGAGTTAGCAAATGTATTGGGTGTGTCTTTTCAATCAGTCAGCAAATGGGAAACTGGTACAACGATGCCCGATATAACCTTGCTGCCAGGCATTGCTGAGTACTTTAATGTTTCTGTAGATGAACTATTAGGCCTTAAACCACTGCGCCAACAAGCTTACATACCACGTAATACAGATTATCGTGATAATTGGAATGGAAAGACTAATGAACTTTATAAGAATAGAAAATATTTTTGGAATGATGACTACCTGAATTTTCTTTTGAAGAATGTCTGGCACGTAGATAGACCAGTAGATGTTATTGAATTAAGATGTGGAGAAGGCTGCTTAGGAATGCAGTTGCTTGAATATCTGCCTGCAGGAAGTACTTATACAGGGGTTGATAATGAATATTTTACTAATAGAGCTAAATTAAACTTTAATAACACGGGATTTGATATAAATTTTATTGTATCAGATATATACTCTCTTAAAACAAATAAAAAATATGACATAGCTATTTGCCAGGTAGGATTACGTCATATGAACAAGCCAATGGAAGTATTAAAGAAAATGGTGGAGTCTGTTAAAAAAGATGGCCTTGTTGTTTGTATGGATGTCAATCGGGAGTTGGAAAATGTTGGATTATACTTTGATGACATTAGCTATGATTATCTTTGCAGGGCTTTTGATTTTCATAAGGTATGGAAGAAAGAACTGGAATGTGAAGGCAGAGATTATGCTATCGGAATGCGGTTACCATTTTATATGGAACAAATAGGGCTGCGTAATATCGATATCCGCATGAATGACAGAATCATATATGTAAATCCTGATATGCAGGATTATGAGGAGAAAGTACAGGATTTTATTGAAATACATGGCTGGGATAAATCTTCTGACATATCCGATAGGGAAAATACCATTGAGTTATTAATGAATAGAGGGATGGATCGTGTTGAGGCGGAAGCTTATATAAATATGCAATCTAAAATAGCGGAATATTTTAGAAATACGGAAAGACGAAAATCATTTTTAAAGGTGCAGGGATTACTTATTACATACGGAAGAAAATAA
- a CDS encoding cyclase family protein, whose translation MKYDLTTQVDPHFMEQWLSTQENRHLATGHVGTHLDTYEKSVIPLEYMTCPGILWDVSDIAENREISLSDIKNLNIPENAFLLVRTGRSEKEKYGTPDYFKEHPQLSNELIQWLSNQPIRFLGIDCSGIRRGEEHEPADRMLEKSGIFVIENLSGLNQLLGTDTLQVYTLWFDDPVATGLRCKVVVDIGEK comes from the coding sequence ATGAAATATGACTTAACAACACAAGTGGACCCGCATTTCATGGAACAATGGCTCTCCACACAGGAAAACCGCCATTTAGCCACAGGACATGTGGGTACGCATTTAGACACCTATGAGAAAAGTGTTATCCCGCTGGAGTACATGACCTGCCCAGGCATTCTTTGGGATGTATCAGATATTGCAGAAAACCGTGAAATTTCCCTTTCCGATATTAAGAATTTAAATATACCTGAAAATGCATTTCTTCTAGTACGCACTGGCCGAAGTGAGAAAGAAAAGTATGGTACACCTGATTATTTTAAGGAACACCCCCAGTTATCTAACGAGTTGATTCAGTGGCTTTCGAATCAGCCAATTCGCTTTTTGGGAATTGACTGTTCGGGGATACGCCGTGGAGAAGAGCATGAGCCTGCTGACAGAATGCTGGAGAAGAGTGGAATTTTCGTTATTGAGAATCTTAGTGGTCTTAATCAATTATTAGGTACAGATACCTTACAGGTCTATACTCTTTGGTTTGATGATCCGGTTGCTACCGGACTACGGTGTAAAGTGGTGGTGGATATTGGTGAAAAATGA
- a CDS encoding MarR family transcriptional regulator, with translation MEREILQQFTQLYNNQDMLSNLINSGLNSRYSNSELHCIEVIGKLDHPNGVQLAAILSMTRGAVTRLAKRLLQDGLIERYVLPDNKKEIYYRLTSKGEVLYKEHEVAHIKWEERDIAFLYSVPIKDQEVILDFLQKFNNYLQAKIQEES, from the coding sequence ATGGAGCGAGAAATACTTCAACAGTTTACACAGCTTTATAACAATCAGGACATGCTTAGCAACCTTATAAATAGTGGTTTAAATTCACGATATAGTAATTCTGAATTGCATTGTATTGAAGTAATCGGAAAGCTTGATCACCCAAATGGAGTGCAGCTCGCTGCAATTCTCTCGATGACCCGGGGGGCAGTTACGAGGCTGGCTAAACGATTGCTGCAGGACGGCCTTATAGAACGTTATGTTCTGCCTGATAATAAAAAAGAAATTTACTATCGGCTGACCTCGAAAGGAGAGGTTCTTTATAAGGAACATGAGGTTGCTCATATAAAATGGGAAGAACGAGATATTGCTTTTTTATATTCTGTTCCAATAAAGGATCAAGAAGTAATCCTTGACTTTCTTCAGAAATTTAATAACTACCTGCAAGCAAAAATACAGGAGGAATCATAA
- a CDS encoding glycine C-acetyltransferase — MKKALNYFKDAVEQAKGDGTYKEERIITTPQRSRINTTKTENVINMCANNYLGLSDNKEIIEAAKATYDTWGYGLSSVRFICGTQGIHKELEAKISSFLGMDDTILYSSCFDANGGLFETLLTEEDAVISDALNHASIIDGVRLCKAKRYRYANNNMEELEQCLKDSQDARIRLIATDGVFSMDGIVADLEAVCNLADKYDALVMVDDSHAVGFMGRLGKGTPEHCGVMGRVDIITGTLGKALGGASGGYTSARQEIVDLLRQKSRPYLFSNTVAPAIAGGAIKTLEILERSTEYRDRVHENTRYFREKIKEVGFDIIESDHPIVAIMLYDAKTAVEFAARMLERGVYVIGFCYPVVPKGKARIRTQISAAHTREDLDFAVECFKCVKEEMGI; from the coding sequence ATGAAAAAAGCATTAAACTATTTTAAAGATGCGGTGGAGCAGGCCAAAGGAGACGGAACATACAAGGAAGAGCGCATAATCACAACTCCCCAGAGAAGCAGAATCAATACTACGAAGACAGAAAATGTCATCAATATGTGTGCCAACAATTATCTTGGACTTTCTGATAACAAGGAGATCATAGAAGCTGCCAAAGCTACTTATGATACATGGGGATACGGATTGTCTTCCGTACGTTTCATCTGCGGAACCCAGGGGATACACAAGGAGCTGGAAGCAAAAATCTCCTCCTTCCTGGGCATGGATGATACGATTTTGTATTCCTCCTGCTTTGACGCAAACGGAGGCCTGTTTGAGACACTGCTGACGGAGGAAGATGCGGTGATCAGCGATGCGTTAAATCATGCCAGCATCATTGACGGCGTACGTTTATGCAAGGCAAAGCGCTATCGTTATGCCAATAATAATATGGAGGAGTTAGAACAGTGCTTAAAGGATTCCCAGGATGCCAGGATACGCCTGATTGCCACGGACGGTGTATTTTCCATGGACGGCATTGTGGCTGATTTAGAAGCAGTCTGCAATCTGGCTGACAAGTACGACGCGCTGGTGATGGTGGATGATAGCCATGCGGTAGGATTTATGGGAAGACTTGGTAAAGGCACACCCGAGCACTGCGGCGTCATGGGCCGGGTGGATATCATCACTGGTACACTGGGCAAAGCCCTGGGTGGAGCCAGCGGCGGATATACCAGCGCCAGACAGGAAATCGTGGATTTGCTCCGCCAGAAGAGCAGACCGTATCTGTTTTCCAATACCGTAGCTCCTGCAATCGCCGGCGGGGCCATAAAGACCTTGGAAATTCTGGAGCGGAGTACGGAATACAGGGACCGTGTTCATGAAAATACCCGTTATTTCAGGGAAAAGATAAAAGAGGTGGGATTTGATATTATAGAGAGTGATCATCCGATTGTGGCGATTATGCTGTATGATGCAAAGACGGCTGTGGAATTTGCAGCAAGGATGCTGGAACGTGGCGTATACGTCATCGGTTTCTGTTATCCGGTGGTGCCAAAAGGAAAAGCCAGAATCCGTACTCAGATATCTGCCGCCCACACCAGGGAGGATTTGGATTTTGCGGTGGAATGCTTTAAATGCGTAAAGGAAGAGATGGGGATTTAA
- the tdh gene encoding L-threonine 3-dehydrogenase, translating to MYAIVKEQAASGLALREVPIPETGENDVKIKIHYTSICGTDLHIYNWDKWSQETIKPPMTIGHEFVGEIVEKGSLVKEFKIGDIVSGEGHIVCGHCRNCKAGKRHLCKKTVGVGVNRDGAFAQYLVIPQTNVIICEPGIPEELCSSFDPLGNAVHTALSFNMVGEDVLITGAGPIGIMAAAICRHVGAKHVVITDVNDYRLNLVREICDAHTVNVARESLDDKMRELHIEEGFDIGLEMSGNGKAFTSMIDHMYNGGKIAVLGLQGSDTVVPWNKIVTNCLQLKGIYGREMFETWYKMMAMLNSGLEIEKIITHKFDFREFQKGFDVMNSGQCGKVVLDWTQV from the coding sequence ATGTATGCAATTGTAAAAGAGCAGGCGGCCAGTGGTCTGGCGCTTAGAGAGGTCCCCATTCCCGAGACAGGAGAAAATGATGTAAAGATCAAGATTCACTACACATCAATCTGCGGTACGGATTTACATATCTATAACTGGGATAAGTGGTCTCAGGAAACCATAAAACCGCCGATGACCATTGGACACGAGTTTGTAGGTGAGATCGTGGAAAAGGGCAGCCTGGTGAAGGAATTTAAAATCGGAGATATCGTATCGGGAGAGGGGCATATCGTATGTGGGCACTGCCGTAACTGTAAAGCAGGAAAGCGCCATCTTTGCAAAAAAACCGTGGGTGTAGGGGTAAACCGTGACGGAGCATTTGCACAGTATCTGGTGATTCCGCAGACCAATGTCATCATCTGTGAGCCGGGAATTCCCGAGGAATTATGCTCATCCTTTGATCCACTGGGCAATGCGGTGCATACAGCTTTGTCCTTTAATATGGTGGGAGAGGATGTGCTGATCACAGGAGCTGGTCCTATCGGCATCATGGCTGCGGCGATTTGCCGCCACGTGGGAGCTAAACATGTGGTGATCACGGATGTCAATGATTACCGGCTGAACCTGGTCCGGGAAATCTGCGATGCCCATACTGTCAATGTAGCCAGGGAGAGCTTAGATGATAAGATGCGGGAGCTTCATATCGAGGAGGGCTTTGATATCGGACTTGAGATGTCCGGCAACGGTAAGGCATTTACTTCCATGATTGACCATATGTACAATGGCGGCAAGATTGCGGTTCTGGGACTTCAGGGAAGTGATACCGTGGTGCCATGGAATAAGATCGTGACTAACTGTCTGCAGTTAAAGGGAATTTATGGAAGGGAAATGTTTGAAACCTGGTATAAGATGATGGCAATGCTGAACAGCGGTCTTGAGATAGAAAAGATTATCACACACAAATTCGATTTCCGGGAGTTCCAGAAGGGCTTTGACGTAATGAACAGCGGGCAGTGCGGAAAGGTAGTTCTGGACTGGACGCAGGTCTGA
- the rpsI gene encoding 30S ribosomal protein S9, protein MANAKFYGTGRRKKSIARVYLVPGTGKITINKRDIDQYLGLETLKLVVRQPLVATETVDKFDILVNVHGGGFTGQAGAIRHGISRALLQADTEYRPILKKAGFLTRDPRMKERKKYGLKAARRAPQFSKR, encoded by the coding sequence ATGGCTAATGCAAAATTTTACGGAACAGGTAGAAGAAAAAAATCTATCGCTAGAGTATATTTAGTACCAGGTACAGGTAAGATCACCATCAATAAGAGAGATATTGACCAGTATTTAGGTCTTGAAACATTAAAGCTTGTTGTACGTCAGCCGTTAGTTGCTACAGAGACAGTTGATAAGTTTGACATTCTTGTAAACGTTCACGGCGGCGGATTCACTGGACAGGCTGGTGCAATCAGACACGGTATCTCAAGAGCTTTACTTCAGGCAGATACAGAGTATCGTCCGATTCTTAAGAAGGCAGGCTTCTTAACAAGAGATCCAAGAATGAAAGAAAGAAAGAAGTACGGCTTAAAAGCAGCTCGTCGTGCTCCACAGTTCTCAAAGAGATAA
- the rplM gene encoding 50S ribosomal protein L13 → MKTFMASPATIERKWYVVDATGYTLGRLASEVAKVLRGKNKPIYTPHMDCGDYVIVVNADKITVTGKKLDQKIYYNHSDYVGGMRETTLREMMAKKPEKVIELAVKGMLPKGPLGRSMITKLHVYAGAEHNNAAQKPEVLEFKF, encoded by the coding sequence ATGAAGACTTTTATGGCTAGTCCAGCAACAATTGAAAGAAAATGGTACGTAGTTGACGCTACAGGATATACATTAGGACGTTTGGCTTCAGAAGTAGCTAAAGTATTAAGAGGTAAGAATAAACCGATCTACACACCGCATATGGATTGCGGCGATTATGTGATCGTTGTAAACGCAGATAAGATTACCGTAACCGGTAAGAAATTAGATCAGAAGATCTACTACAATCACTCTGACTATGTGGGTGGTATGAGAGAAACAACTTTAAGAGAAATGATGGCTAAGAAGCCTGAAAAAGTAATTGAACTGGCTGTTAAAGGTATGCTTCCAAAGGGACCTTTAGGTAGAAGCATGATAACAAAACTTCACGTATACGCAGGTGCAGAACATAACAATGCTGCTCAGAAACCAGAAGTTTTAGAGTTCAAATTTTAA
- a CDS encoding energy-coupling factor transporter transmembrane component T: protein MLKDITLGQYYPVDSKLHRLDPRTKLFGTMVFIISLFIANDIWAYLIATFFLITAIRFSQVPFKFMVRGLKAIVFLLLISVSFNLFLTPGEPIFQLGFLKMTREGVKTALFMGVRLIYLVVGSSIMTLTTTPNQLTDGLEKSLGFLKKVGVPVHEVSMMMSIALRFIPILVEETDKIMKAQMARGADFETGNLIQKAKNMIPLLVPLFISAFRRATDLAMAMEARCYRGGEGRTKMKPLRYGKQDGIAYLVFLVYLAAIAGLRIMG from the coding sequence ATGCTTAAAGATATTACGTTAGGACAGTATTATCCGGTGGACTCAAAGCTGCACAGGCTGGATCCCCGGACAAAGCTGTTTGGGACTATGGTTTTCATCATATCCCTTTTTATTGCAAATGATATATGGGCGTATTTGATCGCCACTTTTTTTCTTATCACAGCAATCCGTTTCAGTCAGGTTCCATTTAAGTTCATGGTACGGGGGTTAAAGGCAATTGTATTTCTGCTGCTCATCAGTGTCAGCTTTAATCTGTTCCTGACTCCGGGAGAGCCCATCTTCCAGCTGGGCTTCTTGAAAATGACAAGGGAAGGTGTGAAAACGGCGCTCTTCATGGGAGTCCGGCTCATTTACCTGGTGGTCGGTTCTTCCATCATGACTCTTACCACCACACCGAACCAGCTGACCGACGGCCTGGAAAAGAGCCTGGGATTTTTAAAGAAAGTGGGAGTTCCGGTCCATGAAGTATCCATGATGATGTCTATTGCCTTAAGATTCATTCCCATCCTTGTGGAAGAAACTGATAAGATCATGAAGGCTCAGATGGCAAGGGGAGCTGATTTTGAAACAGGGAATCTGATTCAGAAGGCAAAAAATATGATTCCTCTCCTTGTTCCCTTATTTATTTCCGCATTCCGCCGTGCCACGGATCTGGCAATGGCCATGGAGGCCAGATGCTACCGGGGCGGAGAGGGAAGGACTAAAATGAAGCCTCTCCGGTACGGGAAGCAGGACGGGATCGCCTATCTGGTGTTTCTGGTATATCTGGCCGCTATCGCAGGACTTCGGATCATGGGATAA
- a CDS encoding energy-coupling factor transporter ATPase, with protein sequence MAIKAEHLNYVYGLGTAFEQRALKDVNLEIKDGEFVGLIGHTGSGKSTLIQHLNGLMKATDGAIYYNGRNIYEEGYNLRALRSKVGLVFQYPEHQLFEINVFTDVCFGPKNQGLSRKDAEKRAREALTMVGLDESFYARSPFELSGGQKRRVAIAGVLAMEPEVLILDEPTAGLDPRGRDEILDQIERLHKERNMTIILVSHSMEDIARYVDRILVMNHGEKVFDDTPKEVFKHYKELEAIGLAAPQITYVVHSLRDHGVPVDDNITTVEEARDEILRLLGK encoded by the coding sequence ATGGCAATTAAAGCAGAGCATTTGAATTATGTTTACGGGCTTGGAACAGCCTTTGAGCAGCGCGCGTTAAAGGACGTGAATCTGGAAATAAAGGATGGGGAATTTGTTGGCCTTATCGGGCACACAGGCTCCGGAAAATCCACCCTGATCCAGCATTTAAACGGATTGATGAAAGCCACTGACGGCGCCATCTATTATAATGGAAGAAACATTTATGAGGAAGGATACAATTTGCGGGCTTTAAGAAGCAAGGTAGGACTTGTATTCCAGTATCCGGAACACCAGCTTTTTGAGATCAATGTATTTACGGACGTTTGCTTTGGTCCAAAGAATCAGGGGCTTTCCAGAAAAGATGCTGAGAAACGGGCAAGGGAAGCACTTACTATGGTAGGGCTTGATGAAAGCTTTTATGCCCGTTCGCCCTTTGAGCTTTCCGGAGGGCAGAAAAGGCGGGTTGCCATTGCAGGGGTTTTAGCTATGGAGCCGGAGGTGCTCATACTGGACGAGCCTACTGCCGGCCTGGACCCAAGGGGAAGAGACGAGATTCTGGACCAGATTGAGCGGCTTCATAAGGAAAGGAATATGACCATAATTCTGGTTTCCCACAGCATGGAGGACATTGCCCGGTATGTGGACCGGATTCTGGTTATGAATCACGGGGAAAAGGTGTTTGATGATACTCCAAAAGAAGTGTTCAAGCATTATAAGGAGCTGGAAGCCATTGGTCTTGCAGCGCCTCAGATCACCTATGTGGTCCATTCGCTGCGGGATCACGGAGTTCCTGTTGATGATAACATTACAACCGTAGAAGAAGCCAGAGACGAGATTTTACGGCTTCTTGGAAAATAG